A region of Chloracidobacterium sp. DNA encodes the following proteins:
- the cobO gene encoding cob(I)yrinic acid a,c-diamide adenosyltransferase: MPEKRYKWRRDDYRENTKGLLMLNTGDGKGKTTAAIGVMVRAAGRELKCAMIQFMKAKTDRYGEHESLEKLGIEVHTMGDGFTWDTNDKTQDIKTSEETWALCVEKMRSGKYELLVFDELLYVLSYGFLDIDAVIAEIRSVREKQPHLHLILTGRNVDNVLAKMIDEADLVTEMTEIKHPFHAGIFAQQGIEF; encoded by the coding sequence ATGCCTGAAAAACGCTACAAATGGCGGCGTGACGATTACCGCGAAAACACCAAGGGTTTGCTAATGCTCAACACCGGCGACGGCAAGGGCAAGACGACTGCGGCGATCGGCGTTATGGTCCGCGCGGCCGGACGCGAACTAAAATGCGCGATGATCCAGTTCATGAAAGCCAAAACCGACCGCTACGGTGAACACGAATCGCTGGAAAAGCTAGGCATCGAAGTTCACACGATGGGCGATGGCTTTACGTGGGACACCAACGACAAAACTCAGGACATCAAAACATCCGAGGAAACCTGGGCACTTTGCGTCGAAAAAATGCGCAGCGGCAAATACGAACTGCTCGTTTTTGATGAGTTGCTGTATGTTTTGAGCTATGGATTTCTCGATATCGATGCTGTCATTGCCGAGATACGCTCGGTTCGGGAGAAGCAGCCGCATCTGCATCTGATCCTAACCGGCCGAAACGTTGATAATGTTCTGGCGAAAATGATCGACGAAGCCGATCTCGTCACCGAAATGACCGAGATCAAGCACCCCTTCCACGCTGGTATTTTTGCTCAACAAGGGATTGAGTTCTAG
- the corA gene encoding magnesium/cobalt transporter CorA, producing the protein MEIFVYRQGSDKVEEGFTREDLPALLADKTNVVWVDFLGETVPEIELASDLLLNDFKFHRLTVEDCVETRNQPKVEAFAEYLYFIVHAVKPGVTSPANFTTKELDGYLGDNFLVTFHLERFRSIKALKQQIRINTFACQRGPAYLLHQILDNVVDLYMPVIDDFEDAVNNFEDRVFLMKKADNKILEEIMDLRRSVVRLKRISARQMDVLQRMSHGEFPQIPEQVLPFFRDLYDHLLRISDLSESYRDLVNSLFDIHFNVTANRTNEIVKFLTIFSAIWLPLSFIAGVYGMNFEFMPELKTRYGYFLTLGLMAVVAIGLVSYFWYKGWIFKKEVELIKDDTDIHGTRVND; encoded by the coding sequence ATGGAAATTTTTGTTTACAGGCAAGGTTCGGACAAGGTCGAGGAAGGCTTTACGCGTGAAGATCTGCCTGCCTTGCTTGCCGACAAGACCAATGTCGTCTGGGTGGACTTTCTTGGCGAAACCGTGCCGGAGATCGAGCTTGCCTCCGATCTGCTGCTCAATGACTTCAAATTTCACCGACTGACCGTTGAAGATTGCGTCGAAACCCGCAATCAGCCGAAGGTCGAAGCATTTGCCGAATATCTTTACTTTATCGTCCACGCTGTGAAGCCCGGCGTTACCAGTCCTGCGAACTTTACGACAAAGGAGCTTGATGGATATTTGGGTGACAACTTTCTTGTTACATTTCATCTTGAGCGGTTCAGGAGTATTAAAGCTCTCAAGCAGCAAATTCGTATAAATACCTTTGCCTGCCAACGCGGCCCGGCTTATCTGCTGCATCAGATTCTCGATAACGTCGTTGATCTGTATATGCCGGTGATCGATGACTTTGAAGATGCAGTAAATAATTTCGAGGATCGCGTCTTTTTGATGAAGAAGGCCGACAACAAGATCCTCGAAGAAATAATGGACCTGCGACGGAGCGTTGTGCGGCTGAAGAGGATTTCGGCTCGACAGATGGACGTATTACAGCGGATGTCGCACGGGGAATTTCCGCAGATACCGGAGCAGGTCTTGCCGTTTTTTCGTGATCTCTATGACCATCTTTTGCGGATCAGTGACCTTTCGGAAAGTTATCGCGACCTTGTGAACAGCTTGTTTGATATTCACTTCAACGTGACGGCAAACAGGACAAATGAGATCGTGAAATTCCTGACGATCTTTTCGGCGATCTGGCTGCCGCTTTCTTTTATTGCGGGTGTTTACGGAATGAATTTTGAGTTTATGCCGGAGCTAAAAACTCGCTACGGTTATTTTCTAACGTTAGGCCTGATGGCGGTTGTCGCGATCGGATTGGTGAGCTATTTTTGGTACAAAGGTTGGATCTTTAAGAAGGAAGTGGAATTGATAAAGGATGACACAGATATTCACGGAACTCGGGTCAATGATTAG
- a CDS encoding ribosome maturation factor RimP — protein sequence MDKHLITEYVRKVAEKAASDAGIELVNVEIAGTKRDAVVRIFIDKEGGVTIDDCSAISRAVEDVLDSEDIIPSKYVLEVSSPGIERELYSLKDFVKFTGHMAKVKLKTEIDGQKTFVGTVTTVDGDTITIDDRTKGSTAFSYSDVSKANLKIDLAKEFSR from the coding sequence ATGGACAAGCATTTGATAACTGAATATGTCAGGAAAGTCGCCGAAAAAGCGGCGTCCGATGCCGGCATTGAACTTGTTAATGTCGAGATCGCGGGAACCAAGCGTGATGCGGTTGTTCGCATATTTATTGACAAAGAAGGCGGCGTGACAATTGACGATTGTTCGGCTATTTCGCGGGCCGTCGAAGATGTGCTCGACAGCGAGGACATTATCCCGTCGAAATACGTACTCGAGGTTTCGTCGCCCGGCATTGAACGCGAACTGTATTCGCTCAAGGACTTTGTTAAGTTCACGGGCCACATGGCAAAGGTTAAATTGAAAACGGAGATCGACGGTCAAAAGACGTTTGTGGGAACGGTTACAACGGTTGACGGTGACACGATCACCATCGACGATCGAACCAAGGGAAGCACGGCTTTTAGCTATTCCGACGTTAGTAAGGCAAATTTGAAGATCGACCTTGCAAAAGAATTTAGCCGTTAA
- the infB gene encoding translation initiation factor IF-2: protein MPTGKSIRIYDLAREVKQDTKRVMEDVRREGADVSVASNSVSHEIAEKVRNKYFPKTETAPKRAIKVIKKSAAIEEPAAEEVETPVVEEIAEPKPKSKSAVVEQAPAEPEEETAVAPQVRKLTKKAAAKTVEVEVDAEIEVEAEPEKTTTVKRLTKSKAKIVEAEEIISEASEETTPESTPDAVKAPAASPTGTTVKRLTLSPDALKQGIKPGDKLVSDAPTKTGSLVSERPRGGDDRGRRPEFRGTPGETAAPQMTYTPPADNRRRPGRSGGRKGKDDKGGKWAERDLDAPQKRSIEERVMDQVGAVDLDNKKTARLTEGATVREFAEALGITPRDIVQLLIKRGVFATLNQPIGEKMATELGLDFGYAVSFVPFEEMVIEQEFEELIAADADDIELPRAPVVTVMGHVDHGKTSLLDAIRSENVAEGEAGGITQHIGAYSVNVPNPDAPGEERRVVFLDTPGHEAFTMMRARGAKATDIVILVVAADDGVMPQTIEAVEHSKAAGVPIIVAINKIDKPDANPDKVKQGLAGLGLQPVDWGGDTEMVAVSAKKHENLKTLLDTVLLQADILELKASPTRRASGVVLEAKLDKGRGAVATALVQQGTLRVGDPFIVGQFSGKVRAMFSDRGEAVTEAAPATPVEILGLQGVPQAGDTFQVVSDVERAQTIAGQRQMHARQSAMLKTTKRGIESLGQVEIKELLVILKADVQGSVEVLKGTLEKLSTEKVKVRVIRAGVGAIAESDVLLASATQADDASTAVVIIGFNVRPEARVADIARHEDVDIRLHSIIYKVEEEIKAAMIGMLDAIEKETILGKAVVQETFKVSKIGTIAGCRVIDGLLRRQAKARLIRDSVVVWEGDIATLKRFKDDVNEVKNGFECGISLVNFNDIKVEDEIEAFVIEKFAATEL, encoded by the coding sequence ATGCCGACTGGTAAGAGCATCCGAATTTACGATCTCGCACGCGAAGTCAAACAAGACACAAAGCGCGTGATGGAAGATGTGCGCCGCGAAGGAGCTGATGTCAGCGTCGCGTCCAATTCTGTGAGCCACGAGATCGCTGAGAAGGTTCGCAATAAATACTTCCCAAAGACCGAGACCGCACCGAAACGTGCCATCAAGGTCATCAAAAAGTCGGCGGCAATTGAAGAGCCTGCAGCAGAGGAAGTCGAGACTCCTGTCGTCGAGGAGATCGCCGAGCCTAAGCCAAAATCCAAATCGGCAGTTGTCGAACAAGCACCGGCCGAGCCTGAAGAAGAAACGGCCGTAGCTCCGCAAGTCAGAAAGCTTACTAAGAAAGCGGCAGCCAAAACGGTTGAAGTTGAAGTTGATGCTGAGATTGAGGTTGAGGCAGAACCGGAAAAGACGACGACCGTTAAACGTCTTACAAAATCTAAGGCCAAGATAGTAGAGGCCGAGGAGATCATATCCGAGGCATCAGAAGAAACAACGCCTGAAAGCACGCCTGATGCTGTTAAGGCTCCTGCCGCAAGCCCGACAGGCACAACGGTCAAGCGGTTAACTCTCAGCCCTGACGCCCTTAAACAAGGCATCAAACCTGGTGACAAGCTTGTCAGCGATGCTCCGACCAAAACCGGAAGCCTTGTAAGTGAAAGGCCGCGTGGCGGAGACGATCGCGGTCGTCGGCCCGAATTTCGCGGAACGCCGGGCGAAACTGCCGCACCTCAGATGACCTACACGCCTCCGGCAGACAATCGCCGCAGGCCTGGCCGTTCTGGCGGCAGGAAAGGCAAAGATGATAAGGGCGGCAAATGGGCAGAACGCGATCTAGACGCTCCGCAAAAGCGATCTATCGAAGAACGCGTGATGGATCAGGTCGGTGCGGTCGATCTCGACAATAAGAAAACTGCTCGCCTCACAGAAGGAGCGACCGTTCGCGAATTTGCCGAGGCACTAGGCATTACACCGCGTGACATCGTTCAGCTTCTAATCAAACGAGGCGTATTTGCAACACTCAATCAACCTATCGGCGAAAAAATGGCGACCGAGTTGGGCCTTGATTTTGGATATGCTGTGAGTTTTGTTCCTTTCGAGGAAATGGTTATCGAGCAGGAATTCGAGGAATTGATCGCCGCCGATGCCGACGATATTGAACTTCCCCGTGCTCCGGTCGTCACTGTCATGGGACACGTCGATCACGGAAAAACATCGCTGCTCGACGCTATTCGTTCTGAAAACGTTGCCGAGGGCGAAGCAGGTGGAATTACACAACACATCGGAGCTTACAGTGTGAACGTGCCAAACCCGGATGCTCCCGGTGAGGAACGCCGCGTCGTGTTTCTCGACACGCCTGGTCACGAAGCTTTTACCATGATGCGTGCTCGCGGTGCGAAAGCGACCGACATCGTTATTTTGGTTGTAGCTGCGGATGACGGCGTGATGCCGCAGACGATCGAAGCAGTCGAACATTCAAAAGCTGCCGGCGTTCCGATCATTGTCGCGATCAATAAAATAGATAAGCCGGACGCGAATCCGGATAAGGTCAAACAAGGACTCGCCGGACTTGGCCTGCAGCCGGTCGATTGGGGCGGTGATACAGAAATGGTCGCAGTCTCTGCCAAAAAGCACGAAAATCTCAAGACGCTGCTCGACACCGTTCTGCTTCAAGCCGATATTCTTGAATTGAAAGCGAGCCCTACACGTCGAGCTTCCGGTGTTGTGCTCGAAGCGAAATTGGACAAGGGCCGCGGAGCCGTTGCGACCGCTCTTGTGCAGCAAGGAACACTGCGTGTTGGCGATCCTTTTATTGTTGGTCAGTTTTCAGGTAAGGTTCGTGCAATGTTCTCTGATCGCGGCGAGGCAGTGACCGAAGCCGCTCCGGCGACGCCGGTCGAGATTCTCGGCCTACAAGGTGTTCCGCAGGCTGGCGATACGTTCCAGGTTGTATCCGATGTCGAACGTGCTCAAACTATCGCCGGACAGCGACAGATGCACGCACGTCAGAGTGCGATGCTCAAGACCACAAAACGCGGTATCGAATCGCTCGGACAGGTCGAGATCAAAGAGCTTTTGGTCATTCTCAAGGCCGATGTGCAAGGTTCAGTCGAAGTTCTCAAGGGAACGCTAGAAAAACTGTCGACGGAGAAGGTAAAGGTTCGCGTTATTCGTGCGGGTGTCGGTGCGATTGCAGAATCGGACGTTTTGCTAGCTTCGGCTACACAGGCTGACGATGCATCGACTGCGGTCGTTATCATCGGATTCAATGTTCGCCCCGAAGCACGGGTTGCTGATATTGCAAGACACGAAGACGTCGATATTCGGTTGCATTCGATCATTTACAAAGTCGAAGAAGAGATCAAGGCCGCGATGATCGGAATGCTCGACGCCATCGAGAAAGAAACTATCCTTGGCAAGGCCGTCGTTCAGGAAACGTTCAAAGTCTCGAAGATCGGAACCATTGCGGGTTGCCGCGTAATCGACGGCTTGCTCCGCCGACAGGCAAAAGCAAGGTTGATCCGCGATTCTGTCGTTGTTTGGGAAGGCGACATCGCCACGCTCAAACGATTTAAGGATGACGTGAACGAGGTCAAGAATGGTTTCGAATGCGGTATCAGCCTCGTCAATTTCAACGACATCAAAGTCGAAGACGAGATCGAGGCATTTGTGATAGAAAAGTTCGCAGCTACTGAGCTTTGA
- the rbfA gene encoding 30S ribosome-binding factor RbfA — translation MRRPERFAEALKEEIAEVVGFELDDPRLEMVTVTDVVVAPDLRDAKVYVLIRGSEDEINSALKALHNAETFVRQQVTLNLDLRHAPHVHFVRDTAEENASRISEILDDLTAKGEIKEKDEG, via the coding sequence ATGCGTCGGCCTGAGCGTTTTGCGGAAGCGTTAAAAGAAGAGATCGCGGAGGTTGTCGGATTCGAATTGGACGATCCGAGGCTTGAGATGGTCACAGTGACCGACGTTGTGGTTGCTCCCGACCTGAGAGACGCGAAAGTATATGTTCTCATTCGCGGCAGCGAAGACGAGATCAACAGTGCTTTAAAAGCGCTGCATAATGCTGAGACATTTGTTCGTCAGCAGGTGACATTAAATTTAGACCTTCGGCATGCTCCTCATGTGCATTTTGTACGCGACACCGCCGAAGAAAACGCCTCGCGTATAAGCGAGATCCTCGATGATCTCACCGCGAAGGGTGAAATAAAAGAAAAGGATGAGGGATGA
- a CDS encoding phosphoglycerate dehydrogenase, with protein MPILQVFVADDVNEDKLAPLREAGITVIKETKLDEAALAERMKRVDGVIVRSSTYITAELMDKAECLRVIGRAGVGVDNIDVKAATQRGIVVMNAPDGNTITTAEHTIALLVSMARNVPQAHAKLQSGVWDKKSFVGVELHGKTLGVIGLGRIGKHVASIARGFGMQNVAFDPFTSAEHAKELGIETGTLDEVLKRADFLTIHTPVTDETRGIIGKDAFAKMKKGVRVVNCARGGLVDENALLEAIENGTVAAAALDVFATEPLPADSPLLGNPKIITTPHLGASTTEAQEGVALTVAEQMRDYLLDGTLRGAVNAPSMAAAEVEALQPFIDLAERLGRFQAQILDEGAISNVRLEYTGELAERDAAPVTRAFLAGLLRDVSARVNVVNALLIAEERGIAVTTSYTSSPRGANADIRTAVTSSEGEQTLAGQVFANGEGRITRIGNFAIEVAVTGMSEPGAIATGSTSQSLLVTKNRDVPGVIGQLGTTLGSAGVNISRFYLGRQEKGGEALAVVEIDSPLSEDVLDQLRKIDAVILVKQVRL; from the coding sequence ATTCCAATTCTACAGGTTTTCGTCGCCGATGACGTTAACGAAGACAAACTGGCGCCGCTTCGCGAAGCCGGAATTACTGTTATAAAAGAAACAAAGCTCGACGAAGCCGCGCTTGCCGAGCGAATGAAACGAGTTGACGGTGTCATCGTCCGTAGTTCGACTTATATAACAGCCGAGTTGATGGACAAGGCCGAGTGCCTGCGTGTCATCGGCCGTGCGGGCGTCGGCGTGGACAACATCGATGTCAAAGCCGCAACCCAACGCGGCATCGTCGTCATGAACGCTCCCGACGGCAACACCATCACCACCGCCGAACACACCATCGCGCTGCTCGTCTCTATGGCGCGAAACGTGCCGCAAGCGCATGCAAAATTACAATCAGGCGTGTGGGACAAAAAGAGTTTCGTCGGCGTCGAGCTTCATGGCAAAACGCTCGGCGTGATCGGCCTCGGACGCATCGGCAAACACGTCGCGTCGATCGCTCGCGGCTTTGGGATGCAGAACGTCGCCTTCGATCCTTTCACGTCCGCCGAACATGCCAAGGAACTCGGCATCGAAACCGGCACGCTCGACGAAGTTCTAAAACGAGCCGACTTCCTCACCATTCACACTCCGGTTACCGACGAAACGAGAGGCATTATCGGAAAAGATGCATTCGCCAAAATGAAGAAAGGCGTCCGCGTCGTCAACTGCGCTCGCGGAGGCCTCGTCGATGAAAACGCGCTGCTCGAAGCCATTGAAAACGGCACAGTTGCCGCAGCCGCTCTCGACGTATTTGCGACCGAACCGCTTCCCGCAGATTCGCCGCTGCTTGGTAATCCAAAGATCATCACGACGCCGCACCTCGGAGCCTCGACGACCGAAGCGCAGGAAGGCGTCGCTCTAACGGTCGCCGAACAGATGCGTGATTATTTGTTGGATGGCACGTTAAGAGGAGCGGTCAACGCTCCGTCGATGGCAGCCGCCGAGGTCGAAGCCCTTCAGCCTTTCATCGATCTCGCCGAACGCCTCGGCCGCTTTCAGGCGCAGATACTCGACGAAGGCGCGATCTCAAATGTCCGACTCGAATACACTGGCGAACTTGCCGAACGCGACGCCGCACCTGTGACCCGAGCGTTTCTCGCCGGCCTCTTGCGCGACGTGTCGGCCCGCGTCAATGTCGTCAACGCCCTGCTCATCGCCGAAGAACGCGGCATCGCCGTCACGACCTCGTACACCTCGTCACCACGCGGAGCCAACGCCGACATTCGGACCGCAGTCACTTCATCCGAAGGCGAACAAACCCTCGCCGGCCAAGTCTTCGCCAACGGCGAAGGCCGCATCACACGCATCGGCAATTTCGCGATCGAGGTCGCCGTCACTGGCATGTCAGAACCGGGAGCGATAGCGACTGGGTCAACCTCACAAAGCCTATTGGTCACAAAAAACCGCGACGTCCCCGGAGTCATCGGCCAACTGGGAACGACGCTCGGCTCCGCAGGCGTAAACATCAGCCGCTTCTATCTAGGCCGCCAAGAAAAAGGCGGCGAAGCCCTAGCCGTCGTCGAGATCGATTCCCCGCTGTCCGAAGACGTGCTCGATCAACTGCGAAAGATCGACGCAGTAATTTTAGTAAAACAAGTAAGACTCTAA
- a CDS encoding phosphatidylglycerophosphatase A produces MKQTVEKRNPNGVIDYIALALTTFGVGLIPGAPGTYGSIVAVAIYLIIGWVEAPAAASGAGAGLSLSLVFFLISTFHLVINGVALVAFSLAGIWASGRSIPLLGNDDPSEAVVDEVMGQLITFCFIPFGLGWPFILAGFLLFRLFDIWKPYPINNLQNLSGGLGVCADDIVAGVYAGICLAIGYAIYLAV; encoded by the coding sequence ATGAAACAGACCGTTGAAAAGCGAAATCCAAACGGAGTTATTGATTACATCGCTCTTGCGTTGACGACATTCGGCGTAGGTCTTATTCCGGGTGCGCCGGGAACATACGGTTCAATTGTTGCGGTCGCTATATATCTCATTATCGGCTGGGTGGAAGCGCCTGCAGCCGCCAGTGGTGCCGGTGCGGGATTGAGCCTCTCACTTGTTTTCTTTCTTATTTCCACTTTTCATTTGGTCATCAATGGAGTGGCCTTAGTCGCATTTAGTCTCGCCGGTATCTGGGCCTCAGGCCGCTCAATCCCGCTTCTTGGCAATGACGATCCTTCCGAAGCGGTCGTTGACGAAGTAATGGGGCAGTTGATCACATTTTGTTTTATTCCATTTGGACTTGGCTGGCCGTTCATCCTCGCAGGCTTTCTGCTTTTTCGGCTGTTCGACATTTGGAAACCGTATCCGATCAACAATCTGCAGAACCTTTCTGGCGGCCTCGGTGTTTGCGCGGATGACATTGTTGCGGGTGTTTACGCCGGTATTTGTCTGGCAATCGGATACGCGATTTATTTGGCGGTATGA
- a CDS encoding DUF1835 domain-containing protein, whose protein sequence is MIYHVLPGDAQVEEFKKADIEGEVIVCRECLIVGDINAETLPEFWEQRAHFILSEYGEDEIEYHEKVADELAKLLDLDEGDEVNLWFEYELFCSVNMWFCLWLLSETGASVYRVEPIVRSEADRWLGFGKLASDDLKTCFNSRIKLPAEDVALGAALWNAYRKNDNAKLAELSTSVSACFPYLREICEAAIEKDTRPGEIIAEIQFEGKTEFDDLFAEFTRRAGVYGFGDLQVKRLIEQN, encoded by the coding sequence ATGATCTATCACGTCTTACCTGGCGATGCTCAGGTGGAAGAATTTAAGAAAGCTGATATTGAAGGCGAAGTGATCGTCTGTCGCGAATGTTTGATCGTTGGCGACATCAATGCAGAAACGCTGCCCGAATTTTGGGAACAGCGTGCCCATTTCATTTTGTCGGAATACGGCGAAGACGAGATCGAGTATCACGAAAAAGTCGCTGACGAACTTGCCAAACTCCTCGACCTCGACGAAGGCGACGAAGTAAATCTATGGTTCGAATACGAGCTGTTTTGCAGCGTGAATATGTGGTTCTGTCTCTGGCTGTTGAGCGAGACGGGAGCAAGTGTGTATCGCGTCGAACCTATCGTGCGTTCGGAAGCAGACCGCTGGCTTGGTTTTGGAAAGCTCGCTTCTGACGACCTCAAAACGTGCTTTAATTCCCGTATTAAACTCCCTGCCGAAGACGTTGCTCTTGGTGCCGCGTTGTGGAACGCCTACCGCAAAAACGACAATGCAAAGCTCGCAGAACTTTCGACTTCAGTTTCTGCATGTTTTCCCTATCTTAGAGAGATATGCGAAGCTGCGATCGAAAAAGATACGCGTCCGGGCGAGATAATTGCAGAGATACAATTTGAGGGAAAGACAGAATTTGACGATTTGTTTGCTGAGTTCACGCGTCGGGCCGGGGTTTACGGCTTTGGCGATCTGCAGGTAAAACGACTGATCGAGCAGAACTAG
- the nusA gene encoding transcription termination/antitermination protein NusA: protein MTASALSSIGQSIEILCTEQGLDRDMVIEAMKDAVRAAARKQFKAKTGDSVQVEWNAEEQDLEVSAEKTVVENVEDPLTELSLVDAQEMAGDEVEIGDMLLIPLNREDMGRIAAQTAKQILVQKVREAIREKVYEEYIDRKGELINGMVKRFERGDMIVDLGNNLEAIIPKYEQSRGEMWNQGERIRVVIVDVSREQKGQQIKCSRASSELLKRLFEMEVPEIYDDTVVIKSAVREPGDRAKIAVTSNEKDVDPVGACVGMKGSRVQAIIKELRGEKIDIIEWSDEPSVFAANALSPAKVSQVRITDIDNRLMEVIVGEDQLSLAIGKKGQNVRLATRLVGWEIKIVSEEVVKKEVARQMGKLMASGEAVPLTALEGVTSSQAEILATKGISDVVALAAVSVDDLVDYLDVSLDKAEAIRSAAALIVELRNTETEEGSETEAVEGSSENTDEAPDESSSEETSSNIEEEIEGPETVIEPESETDNAEEKP from the coding sequence ATGACAGCATCAGCATTATCATCCATCGGACAGAGCATAGAAATATTGTGCACCGAACAGGGCCTTGACCGCGATATGGTCATCGAGGCAATGAAGGACGCCGTGCGCGCCGCTGCCCGCAAGCAATTTAAGGCTAAGACTGGTGACAGCGTTCAAGTCGAGTGGAATGCCGAGGAACAAGACCTCGAAGTTTCGGCGGAAAAAACTGTCGTTGAAAATGTCGAGGACCCGCTTACTGAACTTTCGCTCGTAGATGCCCAGGAAATGGCGGGTGACGAGGTCGAGATCGGAGACATGCTTTTGATCCCTCTCAATCGCGAGGACATGGGCCGCATCGCAGCCCAAACCGCAAAGCAAATACTCGTCCAAAAGGTCCGCGAAGCGATCCGCGAAAAGGTTTACGAAGAATATATCGACCGCAAGGGCGAATTAATCAACGGTATGGTCAAACGCTTCGAACGCGGTGATATGATTGTCGATCTCGGTAACAATCTCGAAGCGATCATTCCGAAATACGAACAGTCCCGCGGCGAAATGTGGAATCAGGGCGAACGAATTCGCGTTGTGATCGTTGACGTGTCGCGTGAGCAAAAGGGACAGCAGATCAAATGCTCTCGAGCTTCATCGGAGCTGTTAAAACGGCTGTTTGAGATGGAAGTTCCTGAAATATATGACGATACCGTCGTGATCAAATCCGCCGTTCGCGAACCCGGCGACCGTGCAAAGATCGCCGTTACATCGAACGAAAAAGACGTCGATCCGGTCGGAGCCTGCGTCGGTATGAAAGGGTCGCGTGTGCAGGCGATCATCAAGGAATTACGCGGTGAAAAGATCGATATTATCGAGTGGTCGGACGAGCCTTCGGTGTTTGCGGCTAACGCGCTTTCGCCGGCAAAGGTTTCGCAGGTGCGAATTACCGACATCGACAATCGCTTGATGGAAGTCATCGTCGGCGAAGATCAATTGAGTCTTGCAATCGGTAAGAAAGGTCAGAATGTTAGGCTCGCAACGCGTCTGGTCGGCTGGGAGATCAAGATCGTCAGCGAGGAAGTGGTCAAGAAAGAAGTTGCCCGTCAAATGGGCAAACTTATGGCCTCCGGCGAAGCGGTGCCGCTTACAGCTCTGGAAGGCGTTACATCGTCTCAGGCTGAGATCCTTGCAACTAAAGGCATCAGCGATGTTGTAGCCCTTGCTGCGGTATCGGTTGACGACCTCGTCGACTATCTCGATGTTAGTCTCGACAAGGCAGAAGCTATCCGTTCGGCGGCGGCTCTGATCGTTGAGCTTCGGAACACAGAGACCGAAGAGGGCAGTGAAACTGAAGCTGTTGAGGGGTCAAGTGAAAATACTGATGAAGCTCCGGACGAAAGTTCATCAGAGGAAACCTCCTCAAACATTGAGGAAGAAATCGAAGGTCCGGAAACTGTCATAGAACCGGAATCCGAAACGGACAATGCTGAAGAAAAGCCATAA
- a CDS encoding bifunctional oligoribonuclease/PAP phosphatase NrnA, translating to MLSQVVELIENKNNFAITTHIKPDGDGVGSSLGLCWLLRSLGKNAEVVVHGDVPQAYRSLPGAEEIRHVTSINGQYDAVFVIECSDIDRPGIAGLENAFTVNIDHHATSEHFGSINWIDSTASAVGEMIYNLCKAIGGKITQDIAECVYMALVTDTGSFHFSNTSDRTLKVASELIKAGAKPSKIGEAVYNNYPWSRIELMRQVLETVKRDDSGRIASMRQTIAMHDAAGAVDGDNNGFVNIPLAAKDVVAVVYMREVGPNQYKASLRSKGDINVAKVAEQFGGGGHKNASGLSIEGDWDEKEREIVAALKVAADKQN from the coding sequence GTGTTAAGTCAAGTAGTAGAGTTAATTGAAAATAAGAATAATTTCGCGATAACCACCCATATAAAGCCCGATGGCGATGGTGTTGGTTCTTCGCTAGGTCTTTGCTGGTTGTTGCGATCATTGGGCAAGAATGCTGAGGTCGTCGTTCACGGCGATGTGCCGCAGGCATACAGAAGCTTGCCCGGCGCCGAAGAAATTCGCCACGTCACTTCGATCAACGGCCAATACGATGCGGTCTTTGTCATCGAATGTTCCGACATTGACCGTCCAGGCATCGCCGGCCTCGAAAACGCATTTACCGTTAACATAGACCATCACGCCACAAGCGAGCATTTCGGCTCGATCAATTGGATCGACTCGACCGCATCCGCTGTCGGCGAAATGATCTACAACCTCTGCAAAGCGATCGGCGGCAAGATCACTCAGGACATTGCTGAATGCGTCTATATGGCGCTGGTCACCGACACAGGTTCCTTCCATTTTTCAAATACATCAGATCGCACCTTAAAGGTTGCGTCGGAACTTATCAAAGCCGGTGCAAAACCCTCGAAGATCGGTGAGGCCGTCTACAACAATTACCCTTGGTCGCGGATCGAGCTGATGCGGCAGGTTCTCGAAACGGTAAAGCGTGACGATTCCGGCCGTATCGCTTCGATGCGTCAGACGATAGCAATGCACGACGCAGCCGGAGCGGTCGATGGCGACAATAACGGATTTGTAAATATTCCACTGGCCGCTAAAGATGTTGTTGCCGTGGTTTACATGCGTGAGGTCGGCCCTAACCAATACAAGGCAAGCCTGCGTTCGAAAGGTGACATCAATGTTGCCAAAGTAGCCGAACAATTCGGCGGCGGCGGACATAAGAATGCCTCTGGACTAAGCATCGAGGGCGATTGGGACGAAAAGGAAAGGGAGATCGTCGCAGCTCTAAAGGTTGCTGCCGACAAACAAAATTAG